In Edaphobacter dinghuensis, a genomic segment contains:
- a CDS encoding rhodanese-like domain-containing protein, protein MLEPEITAEDFIQQRQQPNPPILLDVREPWEFQTASLPDSLLMPMGEVTSRAHQELDPDAHIVVLCHHGVRSLSVTMWLRNQGFDNAQSLAGGIDHWSRAIDHTVPLY, encoded by the coding sequence ATGCTAGAACCCGAGATCACCGCCGAAGACTTTATCCAGCAGCGCCAGCAACCCAACCCACCCATCCTGCTCGACGTGCGCGAGCCATGGGAGTTCCAAACCGCAAGCCTGCCCGACAGCCTGCTTATGCCGATGGGCGAAGTCACCTCGCGCGCGCATCAGGAGCTCGACCCCGACGCCCACATCGTCGTCCTCTGCCATCACGGCGTGCGCTCGCTCTCTGTCACCATGTGGCTGCGCAACCAGGGCTTCGATAACGCGCAGTCCCTCGCCGGAGGCATCGACCACTGGTCCCGCGCCATCGACCACACTGTCCCTCTCTACTAA
- a CDS encoding arsenic transporter — MSPAHIAIWIISALSIALMLIRPRDLPEAWWIGIGAAALVVFRLIPLHLAIHAISEGSDVYLFLTGMMLLAQLAHMHGVFNWLATIAIQHARGSRTRLFTLIYIVGTFVTIFLSNDATAVVLTPAVLAATRKSKVEPLPYLFICAFIANAASFVLPISNPANLVVFHTGMPPLAQWLRIFLIASIFSIVATYLTLRWYCRKDLTGSIEVPAETLHLSEAGKLTLIGIAIVAAVLLTASAMGKDLGLPTCISAILIAAVISIRERTRPAAILSEISWSVLPLVAGLFIMVEAINTAGALHLSQTALENLQHLPPIAASMAAAFGTGIGTNLINNLPLGLIAAASIQATHITGALRNVILIGIDLGPNLSVTGSLATILWLIAIRKEGQNVSAWKFLKAGCIIMPPALALATIAVALFTH; from the coding sequence TTGTCCCCAGCTCACATCGCCATCTGGATCATCTCCGCCCTCAGCATCGCGCTGATGCTGATCCGCCCCCGCGACCTCCCCGAAGCCTGGTGGATCGGCATCGGCGCAGCGGCCCTCGTAGTCTTCCGCCTGATTCCCCTGCACCTCGCCATCCACGCCATCTCCGAAGGCAGCGACGTCTACCTCTTCCTCACCGGCATGATGCTGCTCGCCCAACTCGCCCACATGCACGGCGTCTTCAACTGGCTCGCCACCATCGCCATCCAACACGCCCGAGGCTCGCGCACTCGCCTCTTCACCCTCATCTATATCGTCGGAACCTTCGTTACCATCTTTCTCTCCAACGACGCCACCGCCGTCGTCCTCACTCCCGCCGTCCTCGCCGCCACACGCAAGTCAAAAGTAGAGCCGCTTCCTTACCTCTTCATCTGCGCCTTCATCGCCAACGCCGCCAGCTTCGTCCTCCCCATCTCGAACCCCGCCAACCTCGTCGTCTTCCACACCGGCATGCCGCCGCTGGCCCAATGGCTGCGCATCTTCCTCATCGCCTCCATCTTTTCCATCGTAGCCACCTACCTCACACTCCGCTGGTACTGCCGCAAAGACCTCACCGGCTCCATCGAAGTCCCAGCAGAGACACTGCACCTCTCCGAAGCAGGCAAGCTAACCTTAATCGGCATAGCCATCGTCGCCGCTGTTCTTCTCACAGCTTCTGCAATGGGCAAAGACCTCGGCCTCCCCACCTGCATCTCGGCAATCCTCATCGCCGCAGTTATCTCCATCCGCGAACGAACCCGCCCCGCAGCCATCCTCTCCGAGATCTCATGGAGCGTTCTCCCCCTAGTCGCAGGCCTCTTCATCATGGTCGAAGCCATCAACACCGCCGGGGCACTTCACCTCTCGCAGACAGCGCTCGAAAATCTGCAACACCTGCCCCCCATCGCAGCATCGATGGCAGCCGCCTTCGGCACAGGCATCGGCACCAACCTCATCAACAATCTTCCGCTCGGCCTCATCGCCGCAGCCAGCATTCAAGCCACCCACATCACCGGAGCACTCCGAAACGTCATCCTCATCGGCATCGACCTCGGCCCCAACCTCTCCGTTACCGGCTCGCTGGCTACCATCCTCTGGCTCATCGCCATTCGCAAAGAAGGCCAGAACGTAAGCGCATGGAAGTTCCTAAAAGCTGGCTGCATCATCATGCCTCCAGCGTTAGCACTCGCCACCATAGCCGTCGCACTCTTCACGCATTGA